In a genomic window of Bacillus rossius redtenbacheri isolate Brsri chromosome 4 unlocalized genomic scaffold, Brsri_v3 Brsri_v3_scf4_2, whole genome shotgun sequence:
- the LOC134541899 gene encoding facilitated trehalose transporter Tret1-like: MNKDTIVVITQNLDRRQMRKNQYILAVVVSILSFAQGNFMGWISPVLPLLQSKDTPAAFPPIGDEEASWISSVSSLASVLYIPLISYVADKLGRKWAGYLVAAPFVTCWVLVLCADSVVIMYAARCLGGLSAGGAGILVPTFINDVAEDGIRGLLGTFFGLTVNLGTLYSYVAGSYVSYLWFNISCLVVPVAFLVGFFWIPESPLFLLTKGKEQEAKSTLAWLRDGRCTDEEFLRMKMRAEDFVKNKQNKVTLSDITDRGTFRALLICLGIMANASLSGSGSIMAYSVTIFQDSGSTLSPNVSTIIIGAIMVFGGFFSTVVIEKSGRRLLLIAGNITISVCLFLLGLFFYLKNSGSDVHFIQWIPITSLSGFVFCFGCTLGPITFILTTELPSAKARGMVQSVSIIFVSVAMFLITKTFTILSHLMGAYGCFWLYGSVCVLSSVVIYLTVPETKNRSSEDIVSQLNSEQYIMSVISRKHIHTVKSMK, translated from the exons ATGAATAAGGATACTATAGTGGTGATAACGCAAAACCTAGACAGGAGACAAATGAGGAAAAACCAATATATCTTAGCCGTAGTGG TGAGCATCCTGTCGTTCGCCCAAGGCAATTTCATGGGTTGGATCTCGCCGGTACTGCCTCTCCTCCAGTCAAAGGACACCCCAGCAGCATTTCCGCCAATAGGGGACGAGGAAGCCTCGTGGATCAGCTCCGTCAGCAGTTTGGCGTCGGTTCTGTACATCCCCTTGATCTCGTACGTCGCCGACAAGCTGGGCAGGAAGTGGGCGGGTTACCTGGTCGCGGCGCCCTTCGTGACCTGTTGGGTGCTGGTTTTGTGCGCCGACTCCGTCGTCATCATGTATGCCGCCAG GTGCCTAGGAGGTCTGTCTGCCGGTGGAGCCGGCATACTAGTTCCGACCTTCATCAACGATGTGGCAGAAGATGGCATCAGAGGTCTTTTGGGAACATTTTTTGGCTTGACGGTGAACCTGGGGACGCTGTACTCCTATGTGGCGGGCTCATATGTGAGCTACTTGTGGTTCAACATCAGCTGCCTCGTGGTACCAGTCGCTTTCCTTGTGGGGTTCTTCTGGATCCCAGAATCCCCTCTCTTCCTCCTGACGAAAGGGAAGGAGCAAGAAGCGAAGAGTACTCTCGCGTGGTTGAGGGATGGCAGATGCACAGATGAAGAGTTTCTCCGGATGAAAATGAGGGCAGAAGATTTTGTGAAGAATAAACAAAATAAG GTGACGCTATCAGACATAACGGACCGAGGCACATTCAGGGCACTTTTGATATGCCTAGGAATAATGGCCAACGCAAGTCTTAGTGGCAGTGGCTCCATCATGGCGTACAGTGTGACGATCTTTCAAGATTCCGGATCAACGTTGTCACCAAATGTGTCCACCATCATCATTGGTGCAATTATGGTCTTTGGTGGATTTTTTTCGACAGTGGTGATAGAAAAGAGTGGCAGGAGATTACTTCTCATAGCAGGCAACATTACAATATCAGTTTGTCTATTTCTACTAGGCTTATTCTTCTACCTGAAAAACAGTGGTTCTGATGTACACTTTATTCAGTGGATTCCCATCACTAGCCTTTCTGGTTTTGTTTTCTGTTTTGGGTGCACTCTCGGCCCCATTACATTTATTCTGACAACTGAACTACCAAGTGCCAAAGCAAGGGGAATGGTTCAAAGCGTGTCCATAATCTTTGTTTCTGTGGCTATGTTTCTGATAACGAAGACATTCACCATCCTGTCTCATTTGATGGGAGCTTACGGGTGTTTCTGGCTGTACGGTAGTGTGTGTGTATTGTCCTCTGTTGTAATTTACTTAACAGTGCCGGAGACGAAAAATAGGAGCTCAGAAGATATTGTATCTCAGCTCAACAGTGAACAATACATAATGTCTGTTATTTCTCGTAAACACATCCACACTGTGAAAAGTATGAAATAA